AGGAATCGCCTCTCCCCGCAGACAATCTCGAAGTGGGGAGCGGATGGAGCGCCGGTGATGGGCCGGGCGATGATGGGTTCGAGGACTCCTTTCTCCTGGATGCTCGCAGCGAGGTCTTTCAGTGACTTCTCGTCGCGATGCTTGCGGGGATTGGTGGGGCACAGCGTAAGCTCTTCCAGCGGCAAATGGATGAGCTGGTCGGCGGCTTCGACAGTTTCCGTGCTACTCATAGGACTCTCCTTTCGGGATGTA
The Euryarchaeota archaeon DNA segment above includes these coding regions:
- a CDS encoding ParB N-terminal domain-containing protein, which translates into the protein MSSTETVEAADQLIHLPLEELTLCPTNPRKHRDEKSLKDLAASIQEKGVLEPIIARPITGAPSAPHFEIVCGERRFL